TGCGTGCCGCGCAGCACCTCCGCCGCCGGGACGAAGTGGTGCGCCCGCGCGCCCCCGTCGAAGCGCAGGCGCATGCGCGCCGCCCGGTCCACCGGAATGCGCGTGGTGCCCGCCACCAGCACCGGTCCCAGCATGTCCGTTTCCACGCGTACTTCCCGCAGGTTGCGGGCCTGCATGAACAGGGCAAGGGCCAGGCTGGGGTAGTATTGCCCCTGAAAGCGGTGCATCAGCGGCACGCGGCGGATGCTGCCGTCCTCGTCCTTTTCCACGTTGATGAATCCGGATGTGGCCAGCCCCGCCTGGATGGGACTGGCGTTGCACAATATGCCGGTGGCCTCTGCCGGGGCGATGGCCGCGGTTTCTCCGGTCACGCGCAATGGGCGGGGCAGGTTTTCCGGGTCGGGGGTGACCAGGTCGAACAGGTGCATCACCGCGCCCACGGCTTCCGCCCCGGCCAGCACGCTGCCGAAGTAGGCGTCGTTGTCCTCCATGCCGCGCGGCACGCCGGTGATGGCGATGTCCAGCCCGAAGTCGCGCTGGAAGGCGTTGCGGATGGTGGCGATGGAGGTACGGTCCGGCTCGGAGAACAGGATATCCACCCCCACCCCCATGGGCCGGGCGGCGGACACCCGGCGCACGATGCCCCCGGTGAGGTAGCGCGGCCACGGCCACTGGCCCGCCACGGCCAGGCTTTCCTCGTCGATGTCCACGATGACCACCCGGTCCGGGATAGCCGGGTGATGCGGGCCATCCGGTGCGGGGGCGTGCGCCATGCGGCTGGCCAGTGCGTCGAGGATGCGGTTGTCCGCAAGCTGCACCATGCCCGGCTCCGCAAGACAGAGCAGCGCGGCCAGCAGCAGCCCGGCCACGGTGACGGCGGCCACCAGCCGCTGGCGCGAAATGGCCGCCGGACGGGATGCGGGCATGATGGGCGTGGGCATGAGGTGCTGTTTGTCCGAAGTCTTTAACGGACCAGGATTTCCACCCGCCTGTTCCTCGCCTCGGCCACGCCGGGCGCGGTAGGCACCAGCGGGTCGTTGGCCCCGTGGCCGGAAAGCGCCATGACGCCAGAGGGCACCCCGCGCGCTTCCAGCATGCGGCGCACGGCGTCGGCTCGGGCCATGGACAGCTTCTGGTTGGCGGTGGGGTCGCCCGCGCTGTCGCTGTGCCCGATGACCGAAACGTTGCTCACCGCGCGGCGGGTGATGTCGGCGGCGGCATCGTCCAGCGCCGGGCGCGATGCGGGTTCCGGCTCCGTGGAACCGGTGGGGAAGTACAGCAGAAAGCTCTTGGGCGGTTCCGGCATGGCGGCCACGGTGCTGCCGAAGATGCGGTCCACCTCCTGCTGCGGCATCACCCTGGGCGCGGCGGGCTTGTCGGCCACCTGGGTGGATTCGTTGGCGGCGGTCAGGGGCTGTTCGGCCCCGCCCGCCTTCACCACCACCCGACCCACGCTGCCGTTTTCGTCGGGCACCAGCACCACGGTGGTCTTGGGCGCGCAGGCCCCCAGCACGAGACACAGCAGAAGGACGGAAAACAGCGTGCGCATGATGCCCCCCTATTCGGCGCGGATGAGAAAACGGG
This DNA window, taken from Nitratidesulfovibrio sp., encodes the following:
- a CDS encoding OmpA family protein, which codes for MRTLFSVLLLCLVLGACAPKTTVVLVPDENGSVGRVVVKAGGAEQPLTAANESTQVADKPAAPRVMPQQEVDRIFGSTVAAMPEPPKSFLLYFPTGSTEPEPASRPALDDAAADITRRAVSNVSVIGHSDSAGDPTANQKLSMARADAVRRMLEARGVPSGVMALSGHGANDPLVPTAPGVAEARNRRVEILVR